From a region of the Nocardioides ginsengisegetis genome:
- the smpB gene encoding SsrA-binding protein SmpB, which translates to MPKDSKKDAPRKMVAQNKKARHDYLIEDTFEAGLVLMGTEVKSLRMGRASLVDGFVDIDGGEAWLHGVHIPEYAQGTWTNHAARRKRKLLLNRVEIDKIERRVNEKGLTIVPLSLYFVDGRAKIEIALAKGKKSWDKRHALAERQANRETEQAVGRRLKGMGD; encoded by the coding sequence ATGCCGAAGGACTCGAAGAAGGACGCGCCGCGCAAGATGGTTGCGCAGAACAAGAAGGCGCGCCACGACTACCTCATCGAGGACACCTTCGAGGCGGGGCTGGTCCTCATGGGGACCGAGGTGAAGTCGCTGCGGATGGGCCGCGCCTCCCTCGTCGACGGCTTCGTCGACATCGACGGCGGCGAGGCCTGGCTGCACGGCGTGCACATCCCGGAGTACGCCCAGGGCACCTGGACCAACCACGCCGCCCGCCGCAAGCGCAAGCTCCTGCTCAACCGTGTCGAGATCGACAAGATCGAGCGGCGGGTCAACGAGAAGGGCCTGACGATCGTGCCGCTGTCGCTCTACTTCGTCGACGGCCGGGCCAAGATCGAGATCGCCCTCGCCAAGGGCAAGAAGTCGTGGGACAAGCGGCACGCCCTCGCCGAGCGGCAGGCCAACCGCGAGACCGAGCAGGCCGTGGGCCGCCGCCTCAAGGGCATGGGTGACTGA